The segment CATGCTGCAACCCTTGCTGTAAACCATGTTGCTGCTAACAGTAAAAGTAATGGGGGAAGTACGTTCCCTCCCTAGTGTGATAAAAGGGGTGATTTAGTGTCAAAGCGTAAACATAGAAATTATACTCCAGATAGTAAAGAAGAAAATAGAAATTCAAAGGATAATAACAATACATCAAATAATAATATTAATAACGGAGCAAATAATTTTAATCCCTTTAATAACAATTTTGACAATAGTCCATTAGGACAAATATCTAGAATGATGGGTAATATTGATATAAATAAATTAGCTCAAATGCTATATGCTTTTGGCGTTCAAGATAACAATGAGGTAAATGTAGATGATAACAAAAACAATGTAGAAAATACAAGCACAGTTAATGAAAGAAGTAATGTTCAAGATAAAACTGAAACCAAGACTGATGAGGCATATAATGATAGTAGTGATGTAGTTAATAATGATGTTATAATAGAGGAATTTAGTGCAAATAAAAAAGAAAAATAATACAATTGTTGAAATCCATAGGAGATATTTTGGACAAATCAGAAAGAGATGAAATTTATAGAATAATAGACATATATATGAATAACTAAAATACTTAAAATTTTTTTATGTATAAAATAATTTAAAAGTGGCAATATTATTAATGTAAACAAATTAAAGTTAATTTTACATGAGATATGTAAAATTTTAAGTTGTTTTATGCCCCAAACCCCCATCCCCCTTGGACCGCATTGTGCGGTCCATTTCATTTTACTTCAAGTAAAGATATTTTTGATATTTTGTATTTTAAGTTTTTATTCTTATTTTCACTTTTATTTAGTAGTAACGAAAAAGTATAATTTCTAAGGTCCTTATCTTCATTTGACCTACCTTTAAAATTTAAAATCCAGGTTATTTCTGTAGCATTGCCCTTTTCGTCATATTTTGAGTCCTTAAAAAAAGCATCTTGAAAGGACAAATCACAGACTCTTTCGTTTATTTCAAATAAAAATTTTGATATTGGTAAATTATTTGATTTTACAGTGAACTTATCAATTGTATCTTTTTTTGATTTTAAATTTTGGGACAAGTTTTCTGTGAACTTTATAAAATTTCCCATTGAATCTTTTCCTATATAATCTTTTTTATATTTATAATCAAATTTTTTTAGATTATTTCCTATGAGAATATAGTTATTTAAATTAAATTCTCCTTTATCAAAATTTCCTGAAATTAATTTTGGATTTTTATTATTTGTAAAATCTATAAAACCTAAAATATTGTTGTTACTACAATAGATATCTTTAAATTCATTTATATGCCATTTAAAAACATGTTGGATGGGTTTATTGTTTTGTGAACTTTGAATGAAAATTTCAGGTATATTATCCATATTTATATCTTTTAAATTAAGTCTCATTGGCCAGTATTTATAATAATATCCAAGGGTACCTAATTTTTTAATGGGCTCTAAAAATAAAGATTTACCATAGTTGGTGTTTAGTTGAAGGTAATACTTTTGTTTTTCAGTTTTAATATACAAATAATCCTCTTTAGCATCACCAGTTAAATCGGTTTTTAATATTTTATCTTTGGACATAATATTAAATGTAGAAATAGAAATTTTATTTTTAAAATTTAAAATAAATAGGCATAATAATATAACAAGAAAGATCATTAATGTAAAATAAAAATATTTTCTTTTCAATATTACAATTTTTAATTTCATATACTTCACCTCTTAATAGAGTATATGCTGAAAAAATTAGTTAATTAGTTCTATGAAAGTATTTTCTAAAAAGGAGGAATAGTTTTGAATAAAAAGAAGCTTATTTCAATTTTTATGGTGATATTTATAATATCAAATTTATGTGGATGTAAAAGTGAAAGTAAAGAAAATGCAGGTCAAAAGGAGATAAATATATGCATAAATATTCAAGATAGAGATGCAGAAACTTTGTTAAACTATATTAAAAACGAATATGAAAAAAAGTATCCAATGAATAAAATAAACATAAATACAGCTATGAACTTAGATGATATTTCAGAAGGTTTTAATAAAGAAAAATATGATATGGCACTAACTGAAAGAACTAGTATTATTGAGTTAAGCAGAAATGGGCTTATATGTGATATATCACAAATCATTGAAAATAATAAAATAGAAGATAGATATTTTAATTCCCTTGTTTATTGTGGAATATATGGAAACAAAAACTATGGATTAGGAATAGTACCATTTCCTGTTGAAATAGTATATAATAAAAAGTTGTTAGATAAAATGGATATTAAAGAACCGAAAAACATAGAAGAATTTTATAAGATTGTAGAAAAATTAAATTTCCAAGGTAAAAAAATTCCAGTTATATTACCTGAGTATCTAGATATATACAGTATTTTATTTACCTCAATTTTTAATAATATGTATTATCTTAACAATTTTGCAGAGTACTATGATAGTAAAAACAAGTATCTAGATTTTTCTAATGAAATTCAGAAAAATTTTAACTATATAAATGAGTTATATAGAAAAAAATCATAAAAAAGGATACATTTTTCAATATAAGCGTTGAACAATTGCAGGATTTAAATTATAATGAAACACCTATTATGATAGCCACATTTAACAAAAGGCAAACACAAGATAGCGAATTAATAAAAGATTATGAGGTTTTTGATTTTGGAAATAGTTTTAGGAATGTAATTATGTATAATCCTTTAATATGTGTTGGGAACAATAGCTTAGAAAAAGATGAAATAAAGAATTTTATAAAATATATTTATAGTGATGAGTTTCAAAAGAAATTATGCCAGCAAAAATACTATACAGCGAATGTAAAGTTAAATAAAGAATTTGGCTCCTCATATAAAAAAATTGTTCTAAATCATATAGCGTATGCTAATAAAAGAAATCTAAATTTATACTGTAACATTCCTTCAAAATTAAGCAAAGAAATTAAATTAAAAATTTATGATATTTTAGATGGAAAGTATAATGGGCTAGAATGGAAAAACGCTATTAGAAGTGTTTACAAATAAAAGCATAAGTAGTAATCTACTTATGCTTGCAATTAGAACATAAACCATAAAAATAAACTTTGTTGCTTAATATTTCATAGTCAGTATATCTTTCAGCTTCCTCACTTAGTGTAGGAAAGATTAGACCATCAATGTCATCAACTTTTCCGCATTTTATGCACTGTATGTGTGGATGTGAAATGACATTTGCATCATATCTAAAACTTCCCTCGCCAACATTTAGCTCCTGAATTAGATTTACTTCTACTAGAGTTTTTAAGGCTTTATAAACAGTTGCTAAACTCATAGTAGGATAGCTTTCCTGTAAAGCTTTATATACTGTTTCAGCAGAAGGATGTTCTTTTGTTGACTTTAGATATTTGTAAACAGCAATTCTTTGAGGAGTTAATTTTAAGTTTTTTTCTTTAAAAGTGGAAGTTATATTATCCATATTCATCATCCTTTATCGTTTAATTAATATTATTATATAATAAAAATTATTATATGTAAAGATATAATTGTTTATATTTGTAAAAATTAATTAAAGAGATAAAAAACATTTTAAAAAGTTTATTTTTAAATGAAAATATATTATAATTTAAGTGTTAGTTTTGTTTTGGTTGTAAATTTACTGTTGGAGGAATTTTAGTGGATAATAAAAGTGGAAATAATAAACAGAAAATAAGTAAGCGGAAAAAATTATAATTACTATATTTGTAATATTAATAGGGATTTGTTTAGCTGGCGCTAGATATTTAAAATATAATTTATCAAAAATATCAGTAGCGGATAAAAATCAAAGTAAGGTTAAAAAAGAAGAAGTAACATCAAAAAATAAGGAAGAATTCAATACTAGTAATAGATATTTAAACATATTGCTTTTAGGAGTAGATGGAGCTCCAGGGGATGCTAGTAAATATAATACAAATTCGGATGTAATGGTTTTTGCAAATTACAATAGGGAAACTAAGAAAATAAAAATGATTTCTATTCCGAGAGATACTTATGTAGATACCCTTACAACACCAATACCTAAGATAAATTCAGCTCATGCAAAAGGTGGATGTGAATTATCTAAAGAAGTAGTAGGAGATCTTTTAAAAACAAAAGTAGATTACTTTGTGAAAATAAACTATGAAGGATTCCATAAATTTATAGATGCTATAGGTGGAGTAGATGTTGTAATACCTAGAAATATGTATTATGACGATGCCTCTCAAAATTTACATATACATTTTAATAAAGGTGAAAAAGTTCACTTAGATGGTCAGAAAGCAGAAGAATATATTAGGTGGAGAAAAAACAACGATAATACTGGCTTTGATGATAGAGATTTAGGCAGAATTAAGAAAATGCAAGATTTTATGGAAGCTGTTATGGAAAAAGTAAAATCACCACTGATTATAACAAAATTAAATGATATCATGAATGTAGTTACGGAATCTATAAAAACTGATATGCCTGTAAATGATATTTTAAAATATGGTTTAGAGGTAACGAAAATAGATAAAGAAAATATTGATATGGAAGTTTTACCTGGGGAATTTAATAAAATTTATAATGAATATGCTAAAACTAAATTAGATTTTTACATAGTGGACAGGGATAAACTTGGTAAAATACTAGAAGAAGATAGTGAAGTTAAAAGTAGTAAAAAGTAAATAATATAAGGGTAGTATGCTGATAGAAATTTAATTTATTAGTATATTACCCTTTTCATTTATTTAGTTGTTATACTATGAAGTTTTTTAAAATAATATTATATTAATAGAAGTTTATTATTTAATTAAGTTTTTGAATAAATATAGTAGTTAAAATATTAAATAGGGGGTGAAAACGTTGATGTTAAATATGTCAACGGAAATATATTGAGAAGGACTTATGTTTTAGATACCAATGTGCTTTTATATTCACCAGGAGCTATTCTTACTTTTGAAGATAATGATGTAGTTATACCTGAGATAGTTCTTGAGGAATTAGACAGTTTTAAAAAGGATAAATCAGATTTAGGAGCTAATGCAAGATATGCGGCTAGATTAATAGATGAGTTTAGAAAAAAAGGAAGATTAAATGAAGGAATTGATCTTCCAGGTGGTGGAAACTTAAGGGTAGAGATGAACTGCTATAATACAGAGCTTCCAAGGGCTTGGGATATAAATAAACCCGATAACAGAATAATTCAAGTATGTAAGGCACTAAAATCTAAGGGTGAAGATGTATATTTAATTACAAAAGATATATTTCAGCGCATTAAAGCTGATATAGTAGATATAAATGTGGAAAATTTCCATGAAAAAGTTGTTCCTGAATATGAAAGTCAATACACAGGAAGAATAGAAGTTTATCTTTCCTCAGAAAAATTAAATGAATTTTATACAAATAAGAATATAAATACTGAGGGACTTTTATGTTATTGTATGGAAAGTAATAAATATTTTGAACCAAAGCTGGTTGTAAATGAATTCCTTCTAATGCATGCTATTGATAATACTAGAAAAACCGCTCTAGGAAGATATGACGGTAAAAATATTGTGCCCTTGTATCATAAAGAAGTTAAGCCTCTAAACATAGTTCCAAGAAATATAGGACAGAAATTTATGTTAGAAGCACTTTGTATGGATGCGGATAAGGCTCCCCTTGTTATAATTAAAGGTCCTGCAGGTACGGCAAAAACTTTGTTTTCTTTGGCTGTTGGTTTGCATAAAATAATAGGTTATGAAGAAAAACAGTATAGGAGGGTGCTAGTTTGTAGACCTAATGTTACTATGGATGAAGAAATTGGCTTTCTTCCTGGTTCCGAAGAAGAAAAAATAGCACCATTTATGAGACCTATATTTGATAATTTAGAAATATTAATGGACTCCAATAATGGTGGAAAACATAAAAATGATATAGAATTTAGTGATGGAATAACAGAATTGTTTAATAAAAGGATTATAACAACAGAGGCGGTAGCCTATTTGAGAGGAAGATCTATAGTTAACAATTGGGTTATAATAGATGAAGCACAAAACTTATCTCCAAAACAAGTAAAAGCTATAATTACAAGAGCTGGAGCGGGGACTAAGTTGGTTTTAATAGGAGACCCAGAGCAAATTGATCAGCCTTTTTTAGATTCTAGGTCAAATGGCCTTTGTTATGCCTCGGAGAAAATGAAAGGCAGTGAATTTTGTTATCAAGTTACACTAAGATATGATGAGTGTGAGAGATCGGCTTTAGCTTATGAGGGATCAAAGAGATTATAAATAATATATGGATTCTTAGAGAGAAATTCCGTTTTAAGGTTTCTCTCTTTTCTTTAATACTAATTGCCTTGAGTAATAAATGAGTAAATGATACAATATTCTAAAAGAATGTAAATAAGACAAATTGAAGTATTTTAGGTAAGGTGATGATTTGAAAGATAAGATTAGGCTAAAATCTGTGGTAAAAATATTAGTTTTTCAGGTAATTATTATTGCAATTACAGTACCTATTTTTGTGTTTTATGGTCCTTTCTATAATGTAAAAAAACATGTAGTTGAATCTTCTATGACTTCGTTATCACATAAATACATAGCAAAGTTCTTTTTATCTCAGCATGAAATTGAAAAATTACTTAATAGTAATGAAATAGTTATAGATGAGCAAAAAAATCTAGAAGAGATTGCAAGAAATATTAAGAATAATTCTTATGATAATTTGCATATAGAAAAATATGAAATAAAAAGTGAAAGATTTATAGGATACATTTTAAAGATAAATAGTCCTAAAAAAATAAGGGTTGGATATAGCAGTAGTCATTTTAAAAATGGAGAGACTACGAGTAAAATAGCAGATAGAAAAAAAGCAGTAGCAGCTATTAATGCTGGTGGTTTTCAATATAAAAAGCAAAATAATGCTTGGATTAGTAAAGGAACCAATCCTATTGGAATCATAATATCAAAGAGTAAAATAATTAATCCTGTGCAAAATGAAGAGGAAAAAAATGATACTATTGCATTTACAGAAGAAGGAGTTCTTTTGGTGGGAAAATATAGTTTAAAAGAGTTAACTAAAAAAAGACTTCTGAAGCTGTTTCTTTTGGACCTGCACTGGTTGTAAATGGAAAGGGTACTATAATAAAAGGCGATGGTGGATGGGGAATAGCACCGAGAACTGCTATTGGTCAGAAAAAGGACGGCAGTGTATTGTTTTTAGTTATAGATGGACGTCAAACTAATAGTTATGGTGCTACACTTAAAGATATCCAGAATGTAATGATAAAATTTGGAGCTTATAGTGGGGCAAATTTAGATGGTGGATCTTCATCTACTATGTTTTATAAAGGAAAAACAATTAATAATCCAAGTTCACCTTTAGGAGAAAGGACAGTTCCATCAATAATATATGTAGAAAACTAAGCTTAATGAGGTAAATATATGAGTAGATTTAAAAATATGTTTTTCATAGGTGCAATTACAGTTTTTATTGAGTTAGTAGTATTGGGGTATATGAATAAATTTACTTTTTGGATTCAGTTGATGTTACTATTAACAAAATTAAAGAGGAAAAGGCAGAAAATTCAAAAGAAGCTATAGTAATGCCGACTATAGTTAAAGATTTTAATATTTCATTTGATGGAAGCTATATATCTTATTGCCTAGGAAATAAGATATATGTTATTAATACAAAAAGTGGTTTTAAAAGAGAAATCACCCTTGATAAAAATACTTTTGTAAATAAATATTTATGGCTTAAAGATCGTAACAGATTGATAATAGGTGAAAAAAATAGAGAATTCATCTAGTGAGTTTAGTTTGTCCTATTATGATGCCGATAAGAATATTAAAGATAATATAACTCATCTGTCCTGGGAGAGCAAAGGGTATAATATTACAGATATATCACTAGCTTCTTCATTAGATATTGTTTATACGAAAATATCAAATGAAAAAAAATCTAAGATATACAGTGTTGATCTAGTAAAAAATTTAAGCGAAATAGATTTAAAAAGTGAAATTCTAGGAGCTATGCAAGCTAGTGAATCGAGGGATGAGCTTTTTTATGAGGATTTAAAAAGCAATAAACTTATTAGTAATTTTAAGGGGGTTAACAAGGAAAGACTGGACTTAAAGGACATGAGATTTCTATATTTTGATAGGGAGGAAAATTATTATTTTTATATTGAGAAGGAAGGGGTAGTGCATAAAGTTATTATAATGAAATCATTAAATTATAATAGTATAAAACAAATAGAATTAAAACATCCAGTTACAAAAACATATATATATAACTTCAAAGGGATATATATATGCCAATGAAGAAGAAAACAAGACCGTATTAAATCTTTTAACAAATAAGGAAACAAAATATTATGGTAGATTTATAGGATTTTATGATGAAGGATTTATATATGAAAAAGATAAACTGTATAAAAAAATTTTAATATTAATGTAAAATAAAAAATATATTATTAATCAAGCTAGATATTATGTTTGATATAGGAGGAAAATATGTTTAGTGACAAATATATTATATTAGAAAAAATACTTATGATACCGGCAATATTAATAGCTTTTACTGTACATGAATATGCCCATGGTATTGTTTCAGATAAACTTGGAGATAAAACTGCAAGACTTCAGGGAAGACTTACCCTAAATCCAATAAAGCATATAGACTTTATGGGCTTTATTATGATACTAATTTTAGGCTTTGGATGGGCAAAACCTATTGAAACTAATCCATCTTCTTATAAGAATTACTATAAAGATGATTTAAAGGTATCTTTTGCAGGTCCTATAGCTAATTTAATTACTGCAGCATTTTTTGCTTTAATTTATGGAGTTTTAAATAATCATTTATATAATTTAGTTGACAGTGAAAAGGGAAGTAAAGTTTTATTTTTCTTATTGTATATTGTAACAAAAACAGTAATTATTAATTCTATGTTGTTTTTGTTTAACCTATTACCTGTGCCTGGATTTGATGGATTCCATATTATAAGAGATTTATTTCCAAGAGTCATAAATAAGTTTGGTGGGAATTTCTATACATACCAAATGGTTTTTTAGCTATTTTATTAATTCCGCTACCAATAATCAAAACTTCAATTGTATCTTATATTGTTGGAATACCATCCTACTACATAGCTGAACTTTTTCTTAAGATAGGGAGTGCTATATAATAGTGCAAAGTTACAGAATTATATTAGATTTTTCCATAATGCTATATTGTATTATTACTGGTACAAAGGATAATAGCGTTAGTTTTGACAAATTAATAGTTTATTTACTTATATACATTAATTTAAAGATGCTGGTATATTTATTTAGTGAAAAGAAGACAAAACTTGTTTTAAGTTTTTTTGCTTAATATTTATATGCATTGTATCAAAGGAAGTTAATGAAATTTTTATTTTAATGATTCCACCTATTACCTGTTTAATATTTGAAAAAATAAGAAAAAGCAATTTTTTACTTATAATTTTCTTGTCTTGCTTTATATTCATAATTTCTAGTGAATTTATTAATATATTTGTTTTTGTTAGTATTATTAGTATGCTTATATACTCTATGAGTTTTAATGAGGATAAAAAAATTAAAGAACTTATTTTAGAAAATGATTCCCTAAGACAAGATAATTTTGAACTTATAAACAAAATTTATAAAGAGAAAGCATACATTAAAGAAGTTAACTATTCAGCTATTTTAGAGGAGAGAAATAAAATAGCTCAAAAAATTCATGACAATATTGGACACACTATAGCAGGAAGTTTAATGCATCTTGAGGCAGCTAAGCTAATTATAAGTGATAGTAGCCCTAAAGCTATGATAGAGAATACCATAAATAATTTAAGAGAAGGTATGAATGATATAAGGTGTACATTAAAAAATATAAAACCTACCGAAGAGGAAGTGGGGATAAATAAAATTAAGTTGGAACTTAATAAATTTACAAGTTCTACAAATATTAAATCTAAATTTATTTTTGATTGCGATTTAGATGATATTTCTTTTAGCAAGTGGAGGATTATAAATGAGAATCTAAAAGAAGCTTTGACCAATACTCTTAAATATGCTAAAGCCTCTGAAGTTTCTGTAAAAATAAAGAAGTTTAATAAGTTTATAAGAGTGGAATTTAAAGATAACGGGCTAGGCGTAGGTAATATAAAGAAAGGCATGGGTTTAAGGGGAATTGAAGAAAGAACTGAAAGCATTGGTGGGAAAATTATTTTAAGCAAAGAGGATGGATTTTCAATAATTATGATTTTACCACTGTAAAAGGGGGACAATATATGCAAAAAATTCAAGTGCTTATAGCTGATGATGATTCACTTATAAGAGAGGGTTTGAAAATAATACTTGATATGGATGAAAGATTTCATGTAGTTGATACTGTAGATAACGGGTTAAAAGCTATAGAATCTTGCAAAAACAAACCTATAGATGTAGCACTTTTAGATATGAGAATGCCAGTTATGAATGGAGTTGAAGCTATTAAATATATATCAAATAGCAGTAAGGTGAAAATATTAGTATTAACTACTTTTGATGAGGATGATTATATTAAAGAAGCACTTAAATACGGGGCTAAGGGGTACATACTTAAAAATAACACCCCAGATGCAATTAAAAATGCAATAATATCTGTTTATCATGGTTCTAATGTTATAGAAGATGTTATTATGGAAAAATTGAAACAGGGTTTTGTGGATACGGATGATAATAAAATTGATATTAATAAATTTACAAAACGGGAAATCGAAGTTATCAAGTATATTTCTAAAGGTTTATCAAATAAAGAAATTAGTGAGAAGCTTTTTCTTTCAGAAGGAACTGTGAAAAATTATATAACAAACATTCTTAATAAAACAGAGCTTAAACACAGAACTCAAATAGCTATATACTATATAAATGGGAAAATAGAGTAATGTTATGACTTTAGTCATATATAAAAATGACTTTTTCTAGTAAAGGAAAGGTCTTTTTTTGTAAAATATTAATATAGAGATAAGGATTAATGAAAGAGAGTATATCTTATTTAAATTTCAAAAAGGAGGAATATTAAATGAAAATAATAGAGATTAAAAATCTTAGAAAAAAGTTTAAAGATAATGTAGCAGTAGATGGAATAAATTTATCCGTAGAAGAGGGAGAGATTTATGGATTTTTAGGGCCAAATGGAGCTGGTAAAAGCACAACAATAAACATATTAACGGGAATTTTATCTATGGATGAGGGAGAAATAAAGATATTCCAAAAAGATATAATAAAAAATTCAGATTATGTAAAGAGAAATATAGGAATAGTTCCACAGGATATATCAATATATGAGGATTTAACGGCTTATGAAAATGTGAATTTTTTTGCAGGCCTATATGGATTAAGGGGAGAAATACTAAAAAATAAAGTTAAAGAAGCCCTAGAATTTGTTGGACTAACTGA is part of the Haloimpatiens sp. FM7315 genome and harbors:
- a CDS encoding VCBS repeat-containing protein, giving the protein MKLKIVILKRKYFYFTLMIFLVILLCLFILNFKNKISISTFNIMSKDKILKTDLTGDAKEDYLYIKTEKQKYYLQLNTNYGKSLFLEPIKKLGTLGYYYKYWPMRLNLKDINMDNIPEIFIQSSQNNKPIQHVFKWHINEFKDIYCSNNNILGFIDFTNNKNPKLISGNFDKGEFNLNNYILIGNNLKKFDYKYKKDYIGKDSMGNFIKFTENLSQNLKSKKDTIDKFTVKSNNLPISKFLFEINERVCDLSFQDAFFKDSKYDEKGNATEITWILNFKGRSNEDKDLRNYTFSLLLNKSENKNKNLKYKISKISLLEVK
- a CDS encoding extracellular solute-binding protein → MNKKKLISIFMVIFIISNLCGCKSESKENAGQKEINICINIQDRDAETLLNYIKNEYEKKYPMNKININTAMNLDDISEGFNKEKYDMALTERTSIIELSRNGLICDISQIIENNKIEDRYFNSLVYCGIYGNKNYGLGIVPFPVEIVYNKKLLDKMDIKEPKNIEEFYKIVEKLNFQGKKIPVILPEYLDIYSILFTSIFNNMYYLNNFAEYYDSKNKYLDFSNEIQKNFNYINELYRKKS
- a CDS encoding Fur family transcriptional regulator gives rise to the protein MDNITSTFKEKNLKLTPQRIAVYKYLKSTKEHPSAETVYKALQESYPTMSLATVYKALKTLVEVNLIQELNVGEGSFRYDANVISHPHIQCIKCGKVDDIDGLIFPTLSEEAERYTDYEILSNKVYFYGLCSNCKHK
- a CDS encoding LCP family protein, which translates into the protein MLLGVDGAPGDASKYNTNSDVMVFANYNRETKKIKMISIPRDTYVDTLTTPIPKINSAHAKGGCELSKEVVGDLLKTKVDYFVKINYEGFHKFIDAIGGVDVVIPRNMYYDDASQNLHIHFNKGEKVHLDGQKAEEYIRWRKNNDNTGFDDRDLGRIKKMQDFMEAVMEKVKSPLIITKLNDIMNVVTESIKTDMPVNDILKYGLEVTKIDKENIDMEVLPGEFNKIYNEYAKTKLDFYIVDRDKLGKILEEDSEVKSSKK
- a CDS encoding PhoH family protein translates to MRRTYVLDTNVLLYSPGAILTFEDNDVVIPEIVLEELDSFKKDKSDLGANARYAARLIDEFRKKGRLNEGIDLPGGGNLRVEMNCYNTELPRAWDINKPDNRIIQVCKALKSKGEDVYLITKDIFQRIKADIVDINVENFHEKVVPEYESQYTGRIEVYLSSEKLNEFYTNKNINTEGLLCYCMESNKYFEPKLVVNEFLLMHAIDNTRKTALGRYDGKNIVPLYHKEVKPLNIVPRNIGQKFMLEALCMDADKAPLVIIKGPAGTAKTLFSLAVGLHKIIGYEEKQYRRVLVCRPNVTMDEEIGFLPGSEEEKIAPFMRPIFDNLEILMDSNNGGKHKNDIEFSDGITELFNKRIITTEAVAYLRGRSIVNNWVIIDEAQNLSPKQVKAIITRAGAGTKLVLIGDPEQIDQPFLDSRSNGLCYASEKMKGSEFCYQVTLRYDECERSALAYEGSKRL
- a CDS encoding phosphodiester glycosidase family protein, giving the protein MKGDGGWGIAPRTAIGQKKDGSVLFLVIDGRQTNSYGATLKDIQNVMIKFGAYSGANLDGGSSSTMFYKGKTINNPSSPLGERTVPSIIYVEN
- a CDS encoding site-2 protease family protein, with the translated sequence MFSDKYIILEKILMIPAILIAFTVHEYAHGIVSDKLGDKTARLQGRLTLNPIKHIDFMGFIMILILGFGWAKPIETNPSSYKNYYKDDLKVSFAGPIANLITAAFFALIYGVLNNHLYNLVDSEKGSKVLFFLLYIVTKTVIINSMLFLFNLLPVPGFDGFHIIRDLFPRVINKFGGNFYTYQMVF
- a CDS encoding sensor histidine kinase; amino-acid sequence: MLIYSMSFNEDKKIKELILENDSLRQDNFELINKIYKEKAYIKEVNYSAILEERNKIAQKIHDNIGHTIAGSLMHLEAAKLIISDSSPKAMIENTINNLREGMNDIRCTLKNIKPTEEEVGINKIKLELNKFTSSTNIKSKFIFDCDLDDISFSKWRIINENLKEALTNTLKYAKASEVSVKIKKFNKFIRVEFKDNGLGVGNIKKGMGLRGIEERTESIGGKIILSKEDGFSIIMILPL
- a CDS encoding response regulator, whose translation is MQKIQVLIADDDSLIREGLKIILDMDERFHVVDTVDNGLKAIESCKNKPIDVALLDMRMPVMNGVEAIKYISNSSKVKILVLTTFDEDDYIKEALKYGAKGYILKNNTPDAIKNAIISVYHGSNVIEDVIMEKLKQGFVDTDDNKIDINKFTKREIEVIKYISKGLSNKEISEKLFLSEGTVKNYITNILNKTELKHRTQIAIYYINGKIE